From the genome of Myripristis murdjan chromosome 22, fMyrMur1.1, whole genome shotgun sequence, one region includes:
- the LOC115354237 gene encoding uncharacterized protein LOC115354237 produces the protein MPRKKDANRGGNSVPRLRENSRLMRAHESVVDLINGRPSQNSFFDLLAPAFFGYDFGFFRPFDAELENDIIYSDSSDDEPYYSNSVTQRPLAPHPRIRQLTQEEADKHAKELLEEEERRKDKAEKNKRKKLRKKEKKRLEKENAVKESLPEEEPDMSTSSQNQGESPIIKSSVEENKSSVPVAAETQNDPVVAGCDNSSGSNEKDNAVNLNGEAGGESKVLNLNNSFVSTSTFVETDPPEPTHITGKKKKKKQLLVVQQPKEEEPEVLKEPEVLKEPEVQEKEENHSIKEKTVEAGVDDFAKRSRELASIGNRVAAAGQYEMAVKCFTDAIKYNPKEYKLFGNRSFCYERMQQYENALRDADLALSMEPNWIKGLFRKGKALCGLKRYFEASLTYKEVLRLNSSSTEAALELKRAQTLHLMEMGFTWEQSSEALKAHTSLEEAIEALFSAQGQQSPGDGQARKENTSPVMVQGEVDEEGEWIVMTTGRLRAQPVKESNAASHTTPNSQSPTPMSRNSGVKPELFPVWVGSLAPTVTYATLATVFSRAGPVYSIKMLLDHQCAFVHYTRKEDCEKAIQMINGMVVEGAPLAVRYPNKIHTELGVSKSAATDPFFRSIAGPAAGKNIKECFFWRTTGCTKQESCIYRHVPEHKNIDRHKVRL, from the exons ATGCCAAGAAAGAAGGACGCCAACAGAG GTGGCAATAGCGTGCCCAGACTTAGAGAGAACTCAAGACTGATGCGCGCACAC GAATCTGTGGTTGATTTAATAAATGGACGTCCCTCACAGAACTCTTTCTTTGATCTCCTTGCCCCTGCTTTCTTTG GTTATGATTTTGGTTTTTTTAGGCCCTTTGATGCTGAACTGGAGAATGACATCATATATTCTGACAGTAGTGATGATGAGCCATATTATTCAAACAGTGTTACTCAGAGGCCTCTCGCTCCACACCCACGGATAAGACAACTGACTCAAGAG GAGGCTGATAAACATGCAAAAGAATTGTTGGAGGAAGAGGAACGGCGTAAAGACAAAGCTGAAAAGAACAAGCGTAAGAAATTG CgtaaaaaagagaagaaacgGTTAGAAAAGGAGAATGCAGTTAAAGAGAGTTTACCT GAGGAAGAACCAGACATGTCTACATCATCACAAAATCAGGGAGAATCTCCAATTATTAAAAGTAGTGTAGAAGAGAATAAATCTTCTGttcctgttgctgctgaaacacaaaatgatcCTGTGGTCGCTGGATGTGACAACAGCAGTGGTAGTAATGAAAAAGATAATGCAGTGAATTTGAATGGGGAAGCAGGAGGGGAATCAAAG GTTTTGAatttaaataattcatttgTTTCTACTTCTACATTTGTGGAGACGGACCCACCAGAACCGACCCACATAAcggggaaaaagaagaagaaaaaacagttgTTGGTTGTTCAGCAGCCTAAGGAGGAAGAGCCTGAGGTTCTGAAAGAGCCTGAGGTTCTGAAAGAGCCTGAGGTTCAGGAGAAGGAAGAAAACCACAGCATTAAAGAG AAAACAGTGGAGGCCGGTGTAGACGATTTTGCCAAAAGGAGTAGAGAACTTGCTT CTATTGGAAATcgtgtggctgctgctggacagTATGAGATGGCAGTGAAATGCTTTACTGACGCCATTAAATACAACCCAAAGGAATATAA GTTATTTGGAAATCGGTCCTTCTGTTATGAGAGAATGCAGCAGTATGAAAACGCTCTCCGGGATGCTGACCTAGCACTCTCCATGGAGCCAAACTGGATAAAAGGTTTATTTAGGAAAGGGAAAGCTCTCTGTGGGTTAAAG AGGTACTTTGAGGCCTCTCTGACCTATAAGGAGGTGCTGAGGCTGAACAGCTCGAGCACTGAGGCGGCGCTGGAGCTGAAGCGAGCGCAGACTCTGCACCTCATG GAAATGGGATTCACCTGGGAGCAAAGCTCTGAAGCCTTAAAAGCCCACACCTCTTTGGAAGAAGCTATTGAAGCTCTGTTTAGCGCTCAAGGTCAACAGAGTCCTGGAG ATGGTCAAGCCAGAAAGGAAAATACAAGTCCTGTAATGGTACAGGGAGAGGTGGATGAGGAGGGCGAGTGGATTGTCATGACAACGGGCCGTCTGAGAGCGCAGCCGGTGAAGGAGTCCAACGCTGCCAGCCATACCACACCAAACTCTCAATCCCCGACCCCCATGTCAAGGAACTCGGGGGTCAAACC GGAGCTTTTTCCTGTTTGGGTTGGATCTTTGGCCCCTACTGTCACTTATGCAACGCTGGCCACCGTCTTCAGCAG AGCTGGACCTGTCTACAGCATCAAGATGCTTCTGGATCACCAGTGTGCCTTCGTGCACTACACCAGAAAGGAGGACTGTGAGAAGGCCATCCAGATGATTAAT gGGATGGTGGTCGAGGGGGCTCCTCTGGCTGTGCGGTATCCCAATAAAATCCACACAGAGCTCGGCGTGTCCAAATCAGCTGCCACCGATCCATTTTTTCGTTCCATCGCAGGCCCTGCCGCCGG CAAGAATATAAAAGAGTGTTTTTTCTGGAGGACCACGGGCTGCACCAAGCAAGAGAGCTGCATCTACAGACACGTCCCCGAGCACAAGAATATCGACAGGCACAAAGTCAGACTGTAG